The window CATCCACGCAAAGGCGAATTGATTGCCGCCGCTGCGCTCAGACGAATGGGCGAAGAACTGGGGTGTTTCGAGCCGTTGCGATTTAAATCGCTGGGACACATTGTCTATCGAGCCGAATTAGGTAATGGCCTAATCGAACACGAATTTGATCACATTTTGCTAGCCGAAGGTCCGCTTCTCGATGTGCTTCCGAACCCAGATGAAGTCAGCGCTTGTCGCTGGTGGCAGGAGGCAGAAATCGAACAGGCTTTAGCAACCTCACCTGAGCGCTTCACCGCCTGGTTTTCCAAGGTCTTTAACAAAGCCCGGGAAAACCTGGTCGAAAGTGTGGAATAAAAACAGGGATCAGCGATCTTCAGGTTTTTCGTTCGGCGACACTTGCTGTTGAATAAATTCTATCGAGTGGCGATTAAACGCATTGGCTTGATCAACATTACAGACGTGACCACTGTCGGCGATTTCCGTTAACATCGCGCTCGGTTGATGGGCCGCAGAATCTCGTACCGGGCCGAGAAACATATGGTCTTCGGATCCCATCAGATATAGTAATGGGGTTTTCGTGGCATTATCACGATAAAACTTCATCAACGGATTAACATCTCCCGCTAATTTAAACCACTGCTTAAATTCTTTCTGACATAACTTTTTCGCGTCGCGAATAAACATATTGCGCGACAGACTCTGGGATTTCTTTGGCATTAACACAAAGGCAAACAATCGATACAGCCACATGTATGGCATGATGTGCTTGAACATATCACCGAGTTTTACCAAAAACGCCGAGCGGAAATTGAAACGGGTTACGGCACCACCAAGCACCATAGATTTGACCCTTTCCGGCGCCAGTTCTTCGATATTCTTAATTAGGATTGTCCCTAGCGAAATACCGACAAAATGCGCTTTTGCAATAGATAAGTGATCCAACACATTGAGAATATCCTTGCTAACATTTTGAAACGTATAGCGTCCCGGAAGAAAGCCTTTTTTCGCCAATGGCGCAGAACCACCATGACCGCGAAGGTCCAGTAGTAAAAGATTAAAGTGTTTGCGAAACGCCTTTAGCTGACGAAACCAAATGGTCGAACTGCCACCAGCACCATGGACAAACACCACCCATTCCTTACTTGAAGGATGTGTATAGGTTTTGTGGAATAATAGAGAATCAGGCATTTAAACTGCTTTGCCATTTGATTTAAAAGACCAAGACATATTATTCGTTGGCTAATAAAAAATTACAACATAAAAAAGCGGTAGATTTTTTCACCACCAACACTCTTTAAGACCTTTCAAATAAGTGCTTACTCACTAACAAAATTGTTCAGATTTTCTTCGTCGAATAGGACTTGTTTTCCAGTATATTTGAGGAATAGTATATAGTCCGAATAATAAAAACTAATAAAGGAATAAAAATGAAGAAGTTATTGTATCTACTACCCCTTCTATGCTTTTTAAGCGCATGCAGCGGTGGAGGTGGTGGTGATATCGATACCGGAGGAGGAGGTGTTCAACCACCACCAAATTCAGCGCCAACGCTAACTGGAACACTTTCTTTTGAAGCCAAAGCTCAGACACAAACTGATACTGTATATACCCTAGTCGATGCAGATGGTGACAGTATTAGTGCAGAGCTTGTCAATGCTCCCGATTGGTTAACCTCATCGGTGAACGGAGACCAGCTTACATTAACTGCTCAACCAGGATTCTTTGATATTTCAAATTACACGTTTGAAGTCAAATTAAGTGATGGTGAAGATACAACCAGCTATGAATTCGGAGTCTCTGTTATTGATAATCCGGAACAATGGGGAAATATTACTCCAAGCTCAGACCTACTTGCTGGTGTATGGAAGCTTGAAAACAGCGAAGATGGTTTTCACTTTTTAGAGAATGACACTGGCGTATATGCCATTAACGGTGAGTTAAACCCGTTTTCATGGAACGATGTAGAAGGATTGAAACTTAACGTTATGCCGGTTGGCTGCACTGTGGAGTGCGCCGCAATTAATGAGCTATCCATTGTTATCATTGCTGAGCAGGATAATCGTTTAAGGCTCGCCATTACCGAAGGTTCAGACACCAGCATTGTCACGGTGGAAAAAATGACTGAGTCAGGCTCGCTTGCAGATACCTACCTCGACACTAGTGCGAGTTATTCTGGTGCGCTTTCGGTGATTGATAAAGAAACCAGCATCGCCAAATTAATGATCAAATCGGCCGTGCGGAATAAACTAGGAAATAATACGCATCTGAATTCTCGCACGGGGCCTATCATCGGAGAGTATGAACAAATGGGAGATAAATTTGTTATCAACTCTTTTGAAAATTCTGCATTCGCAACCCTGGACGGAAGATTTAACGAGCGTTCGAACAGTATGCAATCGCATTATGTCAATATTGATCTGGTAGCAACTCAAATAAAGATAACGCCTAGCTTCTACAATCATGCCGTGTACGAGATCACCTACGGATACCAGTTAGCTACAGACATCGCTCCGCTGACACCATCCGATCTTATCGATTATGAAAACGTGACGCTGGAAGAGACGCTACAGCAACGTATTCAAAGTCAATCCTTAGTGATTGCTCTAGAGCCCGCCGCAACCCCGGTGATTACTGCCGGAAAGTCTTACCTTGGAGCCCCGATAGTATATGACGATGCAAGCATTTTACCATCACTAGGAATTACGTTCGGTGGTAATACCTATCAATTCGTAACCAGCACCGAAGGGGCGGTGGTCGTTGAGGATTTTGATACCAAACAACCACTCGAAGAAAACTTTTCCTGGTTATACATTGATAATTCACTGGCTCTTACTGTTGATGGTAAAGTGAGCGAACACAGATTTTACACTTTTCCCGATGGAACACCAGGGATGAGCCAGGAACGTCCGGTAGAAAACAAAGCGAATTGGCATTATTTGTATCGTTTTGAAGAGCTGGTTTATCAACCTGTTAGTGAAGAGGACTACTGGGGTACTTTTGAAGATACTTTTGTCGACTTTTTTGCTGAAAAGCAAGTAGACAAATTAACATTCAATGCCGATATGAGCGGCTTCTATGTCCGCGATATTTTAAGTCACCGCGAGGAAGATGGAAGTCTGTCATTTATGTACAAAAGTGGTTGTGGAGAGCTTGAGAATTTTTCTGAGTGTTTACAGCGCTTAAAAGACAATAACGATTACTACCTTTTCCGTAACCTCAAGCTGAATAAAATTGAAGGCGATAAATACCATTTTATGTATCGATTGATTGCTGATGGTCCAGATGAGAACTATGGCTATAACTTTCAATCCCGCCGGATTTATCGAAAATTGAGTAATTAATAACTCTCGTAAAAATGCAGCCAAAAGGCTGCATTTTTTTTGAACTATACTTTTTACAAATTCATCTTCGGAGTTACCCTCATGTCGGATTCCCGCAATTGGTCGTTGAAAATGCACAATATTGAAAGCTGCAGCTGCAGCCATGGATGTGGGTGTCAGTTTGGCGGTTTTCCAACGAGCGAGAATGGTGGCTGCCAGGCCATCATTGGTTATGAAGTTATCGAAGGGCATCTGGATGGGTTAGATCTTGCCGGACTGAAAATGGTGCTAGTTGCGTCATGGCCCAAAGCTATGCATGAGGGCAATGGAGATGGTGCCCTGTTTATCGATAAATCCGCAAGCGCCGAACAGGTTGCAGCCTTAGCTACTATTATGTCAGGGCAACATGGCGGCATGCCGGTTGAAGCCATCGCCACACTGTTTAGTGCATTCGACGGCCCAATCATGGCAGACATCGATATTCGCGTTGATGAGTTCAACTCCTTTGTTGCCATTGATGGCATTCTTGAAACCGAGCAGACACCGCATGTGAATCCTGTAACGGGAGATGAAAACCGAGTTCATATTACTTATCCGGGTGGTGGTTTTCTCTGGAATGATGGTAAAGTGGGTCGCACCAAGGTTTTAAAAGTAAATCATGGACCTATCGCATTTAATTTTGCCGATACGTTCGCGGCTAACGCCATCGTCGAATGGCCGAATGGTTAGTCATAATCAAACTGAAAACGTTATAAACTGAAAATAATAACAACACCCAGGTTTCAAGCTGCATCCTGGCTGGTAGGAATAAAGACTATGTCAATTAACCTGCACCGGCTGTTTGTCATCACCACTCTGGTATTTGTTATATA is drawn from Thalassotalea sp. PS06 and contains these coding sequences:
- the idi gene encoding isopentenyl-diphosphate Delta-isomerase gives rise to the protein MQSNNQENVVLCDQRGRPSGVKEKLAAHLDGDLHIAFSVMVVRYSVQGPEYFLQQRAEHKYHSGGLWSNTVCSHPRKGELIAAAALRRMGEELGCFEPLRFKSLGHIVYRAELGNGLIEHEFDHILLAEGPLLDVLPNPDEVSACRWWQEAEIEQALATSPERFTAWFSKVFNKARENLVESVE
- a CDS encoding alpha/beta fold hydrolase; the protein is MPDSLLFHKTYTHPSSKEWVVFVHGAGGSSTIWFRQLKAFRKHFNLLLLDLRGHGGSAPLAKKGFLPGRYTFQNVSKDILNVLDHLSIAKAHFVGISLGTILIKNIEELAPERVKSMVLGGAVTRFNFRSAFLVKLGDMFKHIMPYMWLYRLFAFVLMPKKSQSLSRNMFIRDAKKLCQKEFKQWFKLAGDVNPLMKFYRDNATKTPLLYLMGSEDHMFLGPVRDSAAHQPSAMLTEIADSGHVCNVDQANAFNRHSIEFIQQQVSPNEKPEDR
- a CDS encoding DUF1326 domain-containing protein — protein: MSDSRNWSLKMHNIESCSCSHGCGCQFGGFPTSENGGCQAIIGYEVIEGHLDGLDLAGLKMVLVASWPKAMHEGNGDGALFIDKSASAEQVAALATIMSGQHGGMPVEAIATLFSAFDGPIMADIDIRVDEFNSFVAIDGILETEQTPHVNPVTGDENRVHITYPGGGFLWNDGKVGRTKVLKVNHGPIAFNFADTFAANAIVEWPNG